The proteins below are encoded in one region of Sulfolobus sp. A20:
- a CDS encoding PIN domain-containing protein, whose product MKVLVDTNVIIFDLIEDSQFHKEAEELLDIAETWVIPSIVIHELVWFLRANNLEDLEYVTAYLGNPKAEVVCDDYEVIRKAFEIMTREGLSLSRYNDVVILSHAILRKLPLATFDKRLSSLAKKYGINTV is encoded by the coding sequence ATGAAAGTCTTGGTTGACACTAACGTTATCATTTTTGACCTCATAGAGGATTCACAGTTCCACAAAGAGGCTGAGGAGCTACTCGATATAGCTGAAACCTGGGTAATACCTTCAATAGTCATCCACGAATTAGTATGGTTCTTAAGGGCTAACAACTTAGAGGACTTAGAATACGTAACAGCCTACTTAGGGAACCCAAAGGCTGAGGTAGTCTGTGACGATTATGAAGTGATAAGGAAGGCATTTGAGATAATGACCAGAGAGGGGCTGTCACTCTCTAGATATAACGACGTGGTCATACTTTCCCACGCTATACTTAGGAAGTTACCCCTCGCTACCTTTGATAAGAGGCTCTCAAGCCTAGCTAAAAAATACGGCATAAACACTGTATAG
- a CDS encoding AbrB/MazE/SpoVT family DNA-binding domain-containing protein, which yields MERVKVTRNYQITIPSAVRETLGIKEGDILEVYVEGDRIVIKKVKSKRPRIRLNKPVTLEYIDESVERGMHESLG from the coding sequence ATGGAAAGGGTTAAGGTTACTAGGAATTACCAGATAACTATCCCTTCTGCTGTAAGGGAGACTTTAGGGATAAAAGAAGGAGACATTTTAGAAGTCTACGTCGAGGGTGATAGGATAGTGATAAAGAAGGTCAAGTCTAAGAGACCTAGGATAAGGCTCAATAAACCCGTAACTTTGGAATACATAGACGAAAGCGTAGAGAGAGGTATGCATGAAAGTCTTGGTTGA
- a CDS encoding metallophosphoesterase, with product MVSDVHKAYRVYRGYNQSVAVEWLLEVIDKTNPQILISAGDWDVGMTPEDFGRILSKVNLLTVYGNHENFPLIENYAMPNGKVFEFGDLKIAGINGLVGDANIKGIPRTTPTHFMNAIYKIKESVSKLDILITHQPPYIPDIYPNMRADNYSKLVFEAVEELKPRLFFNGHMHVGCYSYYQFPSGTKYLRVDSSQTRRCYGLLESEKNEVRVYEDNEEIFSLIF from the coding sequence CTGGTCAGTGACGTGCATAAGGCCTACAGAGTCTACAGAGGATATAACCAGTCTGTAGCAGTTGAATGGCTATTGGAAGTAATAGATAAAACAAATCCTCAGATCCTTATTTCTGCCGGAGATTGGGACGTAGGGATGACTCCAGAAGATTTCGGGAGAATATTATCAAAAGTAAACCTTCTAACAGTCTATGGCAATCACGAAAATTTTCCATTGATAGAGAACTATGCTATGCCAAATGGGAAAGTTTTCGAATTTGGGGATTTGAAAATTGCAGGAATTAACGGACTTGTAGGAGATGCTAATATCAAAGGGATACCTAGAACTACGCCAACTCATTTCATGAATGCTATTTATAAGATAAAAGAATCTGTTTCGAAACTGGACATTCTTATAACTCATCAACCTCCTTATATTCCAGATATATATCCTAACATGAGGGCAGATAACTACAGTAAGCTAGTATTTGAAGCAGTTGAAGAATTAAAACCTAGACTATTCTTTAACGGACACATGCATGTTGGCTGTTACTCTTATTATCAATTTCCCTCCGGAACTAAATATCTTAGAGTCGACAGCTCACAAACTCGTAGATGTTATGGATTATTAGAATCTGAAAAAAACGAAGTAAGAGTATATGAAGATAATGAGGAAATATTTTCGTTAATTTTCTAA
- the cas4 gene encoding CRISPR-associated protein Cas4: MISGVTIKHYIFCPAIIQIESLGFEERITEAMIEGEEVDKEKVMNFLYPTLKAKQVVKKPVLRYKDLIGIPDYVLKFSYYYSPLDLKNSRRISLDHKFQILFYSYIMEKLNMIVKEAYLYYIPLKRILKIPYTSQDKDHVEKMIDDIRKIQRNENRKNIRIIQPTKKCKNCGFFNYCKPIKYGNFYLREI, from the coding sequence ATGATCAGCGGAGTCACAATAAAACATTACATCTTCTGCCCCGCAATTATCCAAATAGAAAGTCTTGGCTTTGAAGAGAGAATAACTGAAGCGATGATTGAAGGAGAGGAGGTGGACAAGGAGAAAGTCATGAACTTCTTATACCCTACACTGAAGGCCAAACAAGTAGTTAAAAAACCAGTACTCAGATACAAGGACTTAATCGGAATCCCAGACTACGTTCTAAAATTCTCTTACTATTACTCTCCCCTCGACTTAAAAAATAGCAGAAGAATTTCCCTAGATCATAAGTTCCAAATATTATTTTACTCATACATCATGGAAAAACTCAACATGATAGTGAAGGAAGCCTACTTATACTACATCCCGCTAAAGAGAATACTCAAAATACCCTATACAAGTCAAGACAAAGACCACGTGGAGAAAATGATAGACGATATAAGGAAAATACAAAGAAATGAAAACCGTAAAAATATTAGAATAATACAGCCTACTAAAAAGTGTAAAAACTGTGGATTCTTTAACTACTGTAAGCCAATCAAATATGGTAATTTTTATTTGAGGGAAATATAG